The stretch of DNA ACACATGTATGCATCAAAAAGGTACAGGTGTGTGACTACAGGTAGATGCTAGAGCCTCACCTTGCTGGGGTGGATGCCGACATGCACGGTGGTGCCGTTGGCCTTCTCTCTCTGCACGCGCTCAATGTAGATGACGTACTTCTTCCTGTAGACCTGCACTACCTTGCCAATCTGCTGGCCTTTGTAGTGTCCACGGACAACCTGCACAGCACACGCATGGAAAATATCAGTAAATAACATTAATTTGGTCTGAAATCAGGTGTTAGTTCTGGACCGACCTGTAATTACAGGGCTGGAGTTTTATGTAGTTCCTCACGCATGTTAGTACCAACTAGTAAGGCAACCTCATAATTAGTATCAAGTCTGGTCAAACTGTGTGGTTCTGGGGTCTTTACCTGGACCTCGTCATCCTTGCGGATGGGCATGGACCTCGCATTGTACTTCTGACGGAGCTCCTTGGAGAGGGGGGAGGACATGATCTTCCTCCGGATGTGTGAGGGGGCATTGAAGTGCCTCTTGCGGTTCTTACGCCGCGAGGATGTCACAAATGGATTCAGCTTCATGTTGATGACTTTAGGGCAAACACAGTAGACAACATTCAGACTAGAGCGGTAGGATGGCCCAACAGATCAATCACAACTTGCTACATGTCAATAATTTGTCGTCTAGGCAACATGTGTTTAACCAACACAACTGCATAGCTTATGTACAAAACAAAGCCAAGAGATTCCCGAACTAAAAGGTAACGTTTGTTCGCTAGCCTTATTAGCAAGCACCTCAAGTAATATACTGTTGTTAAGGTGAAGCTAGTTAgctacatagctaacgttagctgggtaGCGGTAGCTAGTCATTTTCAGGATCTCATGTCAATAGCTAcaacatttagctagctagacaagCTATCCACCCAACAAATGTATAACTAACGTTTAACAGTTCAGAGATAATCAGAGACCACCACCTACAAGTTCACACAAAAATCAATGAGCTGCTATGTACGCGTCACATCCATGCTTTCAACATGGCATAGCTACCTAGCAAGGTTGCGAATGCTATCTTTGATGCTTGTCAAGCGCAGTGGACTTCAGTGTTAGCGACATACAAACTACACATTTCAATGCCATGGGGTTCGCTAAAATATGAGACACTATGAAAACATATCGTGAAATGAACGTTCAGGCCCAGTTCAATTCGTAGCCTGTCTGCCATTCTCTGGGGTTTTAACGggtagctagcaa from Salvelinus namaycush isolate Seneca unplaced genomic scaffold, SaNama_1.0 Scaffold344, whole genome shotgun sequence encodes:
- the LOC120040356 gene encoding 60S ribosomal protein L26; translation: MKLNPFVTSSRRKNRKRHFNAPSHIRRKIMSSPLSKELRQKYNARSMPIRKDDEVQVVRGHYKGQQIGKVVQVYRKKYVIYIERVQREKANGTTVHVGIHPSKVVITRLKLDKDRKKILERKAKSRADGKEKGKYKEETIEKMAE